A portion of the Faecalibacterium sp. I3-3-89 genome contains these proteins:
- a CDS encoding TrmH family RNA methyltransferase: MEKITSRENAKVKYACRLASSGAFRRAEGRFLAEGRKLCPELCRGAELETLFCTEAALEKCPELSGLPGEHYLVEDHVADKLADVGTHQGVFGVFRTPVHTLEEVKKGGRYLALERVQDPGNVGTLLRSAAAFGFDGVLLSDGCASVFAPKTLRASMGAAVRIPVIEAGKMPETIARLRALGITCLAAALYQSQPLSAAASSCPDGVCVVIGSEGQGLTDETIAACTGTVRIPMTDRVESLNAGIAGSILLWHFREESL, translated from the coding sequence ATGGAGAAGATCACCAGCCGGGAAAACGCAAAAGTCAAATACGCCTGCCGTCTGGCGTCCAGCGGGGCGTTCCGCCGCGCCGAGGGCCGCTTTCTGGCCGAGGGGCGGAAGCTCTGCCCCGAGCTTTGCCGGGGCGCAGAGCTGGAGACCCTCTTCTGCACCGAGGCGGCGCTGGAAAAATGCCCGGAGCTTTCCGGCCTGCCGGGGGAGCACTATCTGGTGGAGGACCATGTGGCCGACAAGCTGGCCGACGTGGGCACCCATCAGGGGGTGTTCGGTGTTTTCCGCACGCCGGTGCATACCTTGGAAGAGGTGAAGAAGGGCGGACGCTACCTCGCCCTCGAGCGGGTGCAGGACCCCGGCAATGTGGGCACCCTGCTGCGCTCGGCAGCGGCCTTCGGCTTCGACGGCGTGCTGCTCAGCGACGGCTGTGCCAGCGTTTTCGCCCCCAAGACTCTCCGGGCCTCCATGGGGGCAGCGGTGCGCATCCCGGTCATCGAGGCCGGAAAGATGCCCGAGACCATCGCCCGGCTGCGGGCACTGGGCATCACCTGTCTCGCCGCTGCCCTCTACCAGTCCCAGCCCCTGAGCGCGGCGGCGTCCAGCTGCCCGGACGGCGTCTGCGTCGTCATCGGTAGCGAGGGACAGGGCCTGACGGATGAGACCATCGCCGCCTGCACCGGCACGGTGCGCATCCCCATGACCGACCGGGTCGAGAGCCTGAACGCAGGCATTGCGGGCAGCATCCTGCTGTGGCACTTCCGGGAGGAGAGCCTGTGA
- the trmFO gene encoding methylenetetrahydrofolate--tRNA-(uracil(54)-C(5))-methyltransferase (FADH(2)-oxidizing) TrmFO, protein MSNYKVTVLGAGLAGCEAALWLAGRGVQVELYEQKPTHFSPAHKSEGFAELICSNSLKAERLDSASGLLKEEMRRMGSQLLNAAETARVAAGGALAVDRDTFSAEVTRMVEECPGITVHRERVEHIDESAPVLVATGPLTDGALADEIGRLTGDERLHFYDAVAPIVTAESLDYEKVFAASRYDRGEADYLNCPFNKAEYEAFHAALASAERAPLHDFDAGAEQGAQPDPDAHGKKADTVTVYEGCMPIEIMAARGADTMRFGPLRPVGLIDPRTGHRPWANVQLRAENKERTLYNIVGFQTNLKWGEQKRVFSMIPGLENAEFVRYGVMHRNTFLDAPRVLSTGLYLKEHPNVFFAGQITGFEGYMESAACGLLAARSLYARLEGKELPAPPIDTMCGALIQYLTTENKHFQPMGANMGILPPLPAETRPRDKRLRYMAVAERAVASFQQWLEETSL, encoded by the coding sequence ATGAGCAACTATAAAGTTACCGTATTAGGCGCCGGTCTGGCGGGCTGCGAAGCGGCCCTCTGGCTGGCGGGCCGGGGCGTGCAGGTGGAGCTTTACGAGCAGAAGCCCACACACTTCTCCCCGGCCCACAAGAGCGAGGGTTTCGCGGAGCTGATCTGCTCCAACAGCCTCAAGGCCGAGCGGCTGGACTCCGCCTCCGGCCTGCTGAAGGAGGAGATGCGCCGGATGGGCAGCCAGCTCCTGAATGCCGCCGAGACGGCCCGCGTGGCCGCAGGCGGTGCGCTGGCGGTAGACCGCGACACCTTCAGCGCCGAAGTCACCCGGATGGTGGAGGAATGCCCGGGCATCACCGTCCACCGCGAGCGGGTGGAGCACATTGATGAGAGCGCCCCCGTCCTCGTGGCCACCGGCCCGCTGACCGACGGCGCGCTGGCGGACGAGATCGGACGCCTCACCGGAGATGAGCGCCTCCACTTCTATGACGCTGTGGCTCCCATCGTGACGGCGGAGAGCCTCGACTACGAGAAGGTCTTTGCCGCCTCCCGGTACGACCGGGGCGAGGCCGACTACCTCAACTGCCCCTTCAATAAGGCCGAGTACGAGGCCTTCCACGCCGCGCTGGCCTCTGCCGAGCGCGCTCCCCTCCACGATTTTGATGCAGGGGCAGAGCAGGGCGCACAGCCCGACCCCGACGCCCACGGCAAGAAGGCCGACACCGTCACGGTCTATGAGGGCTGTATGCCCATCGAGATCATGGCGGCGCGGGGCGCGGACACCATGCGGTTCGGCCCGCTGCGCCCGGTGGGCCTCATCGACCCCCGCACGGGCCACCGCCCGTGGGCCAACGTCCAGCTCCGGGCTGAAAATAAGGAGCGGACGCTGTATAATATCGTGGGTTTCCAGACCAACCTGAAATGGGGAGAGCAGAAGCGGGTGTTCAGCATGATCCCCGGCCTCGAGAACGCCGAGTTCGTCCGGTACGGCGTTATGCACCGCAACACCTTCCTCGACGCGCCCCGGGTGCTGAGCACCGGCCTGTACCTCAAGGAGCACCCCAATGTCTTCTTCGCGGGCCAGATCACCGGCTTTGAGGGCTATATGGAGAGCGCGGCCTGCGGCCTGCTGGCGGCCCGCAGCCTCTACGCCCGTCTGGAGGGGAAAGAGCTGCCCGCGCCGCCCATCGATACCATGTGCGGCGCGCTCATCCAGTACCTCACCACCGAGAACAAGCATTTCCAGCCGATGGGCGCGAACATGGGCATCCTGCCCCCGCTGCCCGCCGAGACCCGCCCGCGGGACAAGCGCCTGCGTTACATGGCCGTGGCCGAACGCGCCGTGGCCAGCTTCCAGCAGTGGCTGGAGGAAACTTCTCTGTAA
- the rnc gene encoding ribonuclease III has product MSHPLETIIGYKFKHPELLETALTHTSYANETRPPVKHNERLEFLGDSVLQIVSADYLFHAYADRPEGDLTRIRASLVSEGALFQFAQEIHLGDYLRLGRGEERCGGRTRPSVVSDAFEAVIAALYLDGGMEVAKGFILPFITEGKHAEADYKTRLQEIVQQNPEEKLSYVVEQETGPDHDKHFVVAVRFNSDCIARGEGRSKKMAEQHAAREALKLLGVIKEK; this is encoded by the coding sequence ATGAGCCATCCGTTGGAAACTATCATTGGCTACAAGTTCAAGCACCCGGAGCTGCTGGAAACGGCGCTCACCCACACCAGCTACGCCAACGAGACCCGCCCGCCGGTCAAGCACAATGAGCGTCTGGAATTTCTGGGCGACAGCGTGCTTCAGATCGTTTCGGCAGACTACCTCTTCCACGCCTACGCCGACCGTCCCGAGGGCGACCTGACCCGCATCCGTGCCAGCCTCGTCAGCGAGGGGGCGCTGTTCCAGTTTGCGCAGGAGATCCATCTGGGCGACTACCTGCGTCTGGGCCGCGGCGAGGAGCGCTGCGGCGGACGCACCCGCCCCAGCGTCGTGTCGGACGCCTTCGAGGCTGTCATTGCCGCCCTCTATCTTGACGGCGGCATGGAGGTGGCCAAGGGCTTCATCCTGCCCTTCATCACCGAGGGCAAGCACGCCGAGGCCGACTACAAGACCCGTCTGCAGGAGATCGTCCAGCAGAACCCCGAAGAGAAACTGAGCTATGTGGTGGAGCAGGAGACCGGCCCCGACCATGACAAGCACTTCGTGGTGGCGGTCCGGTTCAACTCGGACTGCATCGCCCGGGGCGAGGGCCGCAGTAAGAAGATGGCAGAGCAGCACGCTGCCCGGGAGGCCCTGAAGCTGCTGGGCGTCATTAAGGAAAAGTAA
- the rpmI gene encoding 50S ribosomal protein L35: MAKMKLKTHSGAKKRFKLTKNGKIKRGHAFRSHILTKKTTKLTRGYRQPSYVDKTNAATIKSMLPYA; encoded by the coding sequence ATGGCTAAGATGAAACTGAAGACGCACTCCGGCGCTAAGAAGCGCTTTAAGCTGACCAAGAACGGCAAGATCAAGCGCGGTCATGCATTCCGCAGCCACATCCTGACCAAGAAGACCACCAAGCTGACCCGTGGCTACCGTCAGCCCAGCTACGTTGACAAGACCAACGCAGCTACCATCAAGAGCATGCTGCCCTACGCCTAA
- the topA gene encoding type I DNA topoisomerase — MAKLVIVESPAKAKTIGKYLGNDYEVTASMGHIRDLPASQLGIDVEHDYTPQYISIKGKEKLIKELKSKAKHADGVILATDPDREGEAISWHLANILGLDPHAPNRVTFDEITKKGVKEGMAHPRAIDEDLFNAQQARRVLDRLVGYKLSPFLWRKVRRGLSAGRVQSVAVRLIDDREKEIEAFKPEEYWNVDATLGVGHKSFTARLASDAKGKKLLPRTEAEARAIEQGLEGAEYTVTELKKGKRAKQPTPAFITSTLQQEASRRLGFTATRTMRAAQTLYEGVDIAGHGTMGLITYMRTDSLRISDEAVAAAKEYIAGAYGESYICPYKRTWKTKSATAAQDAHEAIRPSVPGLTPDEVDKSISGDTAKLYRMIWSRFMASQMADCQQDTVSVTVTAGGYRFKASGYTVTFDGFTVLYEEATDEKEKKETSLPPLEEGQVLKLRELKSEQKFTQPPARYTEATLIKALEENGIGRPSTYAPIITTIIDRGYVEREQKKLKPTLLGRAVDGLMLEQFPHIVDVDFSAEMEKNLDKVESGKADWHKTVDDFYKGFAASLEQAEKNMEGKKVKVPDEPSSEVCDLCGRPMVIKVGKFGKFLACSGFPECRGTKRLVKDTGGICPKCGKGRMLERKSAKGRIYYGCERYPDCDFMTWDMPVPTKCEKCGSTLFRKGSKLYCAKEGCGFEMPVPKKGD, encoded by the coding sequence ATGGCAAAACTCGTGATCGTGGAGTCGCCTGCCAAGGCGAAGACCATCGGCAAATATCTGGGCAACGACTATGAGGTTACGGCCAGCATGGGCCATATCCGCGACTTGCCCGCCTCCCAGCTGGGCATCGATGTCGAGCATGACTATACGCCGCAGTACATCAGCATCAAGGGCAAGGAAAAGCTCATCAAGGAGCTGAAGAGCAAGGCCAAACACGCCGACGGCGTGATCCTTGCGACCGACCCGGACCGCGAAGGCGAAGCCATCAGCTGGCATCTGGCCAACATCCTCGGCCTTGACCCCCACGCCCCCAACCGCGTGACCTTCGATGAGATCACCAAGAAGGGCGTCAAGGAGGGCATGGCCCACCCCCGCGCCATCGACGAAGACCTCTTCAACGCCCAGCAGGCCCGCCGTGTGCTGGACCGTCTCGTGGGCTACAAGCTCAGCCCCTTCCTCTGGCGGAAGGTGCGCCGGGGCCTGTCGGCGGGCCGTGTCCAGAGCGTAGCCGTCCGCCTTATCGACGACCGCGAGAAGGAGATCGAGGCCTTCAAGCCCGAGGAATACTGGAACGTGGACGCCACGCTGGGCGTGGGCCACAAGAGTTTCACCGCCCGGCTGGCCTCTGACGCCAAGGGCAAAAAGCTCCTGCCCCGCACCGAGGCTGAGGCCCGCGCCATCGAGCAGGGCCTCGAGGGGGCCGAGTACACCGTGACCGAGCTGAAGAAGGGCAAGCGCGCAAAGCAGCCCACTCCGGCCTTCATTACCAGTACGCTGCAGCAGGAGGCCTCCCGCCGTCTGGGCTTTACGGCCACCCGCACCATGCGGGCCGCCCAGACCCTCTACGAAGGTGTGGACATCGCGGGCCACGGCACCATGGGCCTCATCACCTATATGCGTACCGACAGCCTCCGCATCTCGGATGAGGCCGTCGCCGCCGCTAAGGAGTATATCGCCGGGGCCTACGGCGAGAGCTACATCTGCCCCTACAAGCGCACTTGGAAGACCAAGAGCGCCACGGCAGCGCAGGACGCCCATGAGGCCATCCGCCCCTCTGTGCCGGGCCTGACCCCCGATGAAGTGGACAAGAGCATCAGCGGCGACACCGCCAAGCTCTACCGGATGATCTGGAGCCGCTTCATGGCCAGCCAGATGGCCGACTGCCAGCAGGACACCGTCTCCGTCACCGTCACCGCCGGGGGCTACCGCTTCAAGGCCAGCGGCTACACCGTCACCTTCGACGGCTTTACCGTTCTCTACGAGGAGGCCACCGACGAGAAGGAGAAGAAGGAGACCAGCCTGCCCCCTCTCGAGGAGGGTCAGGTGCTCAAGCTGCGGGAGCTGAAGAGCGAGCAGAAGTTCACCCAGCCCCCCGCCCGCTATACCGAAGCCACCCTCATCAAGGCGCTGGAAGAGAACGGCATCGGCCGCCCCTCTACCTACGCCCCCATCATCACCACCATCATCGACCGCGGCTATGTGGAGCGGGAGCAGAAGAAGCTCAAGCCCACCCTGCTGGGCCGTGCCGTGGACGGCCTGATGCTGGAGCAGTTCCCCCACATCGTGGACGTGGACTTCTCCGCGGAGATGGAAAAGAACCTTGATAAGGTGGAGAGCGGCAAGGCCGACTGGCACAAGACGGTGGACGACTTCTACAAGGGCTTCGCCGCCAGCCTCGAGCAGGCCGAGAAGAACATGGAAGGCAAGAAGGTCAAGGTGCCCGATGAACCGTCCAGCGAGGTCTGCGACCTCTGCGGACGCCCCATGGTCATCAAGGTGGGCAAGTTCGGCAAGTTCCTTGCCTGCAGCGGCTTCCCCGAGTGCCGGGGCACCAAGCGTCTCGTGAAGGATACCGGCGGCATCTGCCCCAAGTGCGGCAAGGGCCGTATGCTGGAGCGCAAGAGCGCCAAGGGCCGCATCTACTACGGCTGCGAGCGCTACCCCGACTGCGACTTCATGACCTGGGATATGCCGGTACCCACCAAGTGTGAGAAGTGCGGCTCCACTCTCTTCCGCAAAGGCTCCAAGCTCTACTGCGCAAAGGAGGGCTGCGGCTTCGAGATGCCGGTGCCGAAAAAAGGCGATTAA
- the infC gene encoding translation initiation factor IF-3 has protein sequence MPKTQHYGLLFGGAFIIATAGKSKELEINGQIRDREVRLIGADGEQKGVVSIQVAMRAAEDAGLDLVKIAPQAVPPVCKVLDYGKYRFEQQKKEKEAKKNQKVVEVKETRLSLNIDTNDFNTKLNQTAKFLAAGHKVKASIRFRGREMAHSALGADVLKRFAEALPQASMDKPPVLEGRTMSILLIPKPNKD, from the coding sequence ATGCCAAAAACGCAACACTATGGACTATTGTTTGGAGGTGCATTCATTATCGCTACCGCTGGAAAGTCGAAGGAACTGGAGATCAACGGTCAGATCCGTGACCGTGAGGTTCGCCTGATCGGTGCTGACGGCGAGCAGAAGGGCGTGGTCAGCATTCAGGTGGCCATGCGCGCTGCTGAGGACGCCGGCCTTGATCTGGTCAAGATCGCCCCGCAGGCTGTCCCGCCTGTGTGCAAGGTGCTGGATTACGGCAAGTACCGCTTTGAACAGCAGAAGAAGGAGAAGGAAGCCAAGAAGAACCAGAAGGTGGTCGAAGTCAAAGAGACCCGCCTCTCGCTCAACATTGACACCAACGACTTCAACACCAAGCTGAACCAGACGGCCAAGTTTCTGGCCGCTGGCCACAAGGTAAAGGCTTCGATCCGTTTCCGCGGCCGTGAGATGGCGCACAGCGCTCTGGGCGCCGACGTGCTGAAGCGCTTCGCTGAGGCCCTGCCTCAGGCAAGCATGGATAAGCCGCCGGTCCTCGAGGGCCGTACGATGTCCATTCTGCTGATCCCGAAACCCAATAAGGACTAA
- the rplT gene encoding 50S ribosomal protein L20 has translation MARIKGATMTHKRRKKMLKLAKGFYGCKSKHFKMAKQQVMKSGNYALAGRRMKKRQFRNLWICRINNAVRPLGMNYSSFMAGLKKAGIELNRKMLSEMAINDPKSFAALVETVKNA, from the coding sequence ATGGCACGTATTAAGGGCGCAACCATGACTCACAAACGTCGCAAGAAGATGCTGAAGCTGGCCAAGGGCTTCTACGGCTGCAAGAGCAAGCACTTTAAGATGGCTAAGCAGCAGGTCATGAAGAGCGGCAACTACGCTCTGGCTGGCCGCCGCATGAAGAAGCGTCAGTTCCGCAACCTGTGGATATGCCGCATCAACAACGCTGTCCGTCCTCTGGGCATGAACTACTCCAGCTTCATGGCTGGCCTGAAGAAGGCTGGCATCGAGCTGAACCGCAAGATGCTCAGCGAGATGGCCATCAACGATCCCAAGAGCTTCGCAGCTCTGGTCGAGACCGTGAAGAACGCCTAA
- the dprA gene encoding DNA-processing protein DprA — translation MNRAGEGQLSLFPPEPVPDPLLCWLWLAGTLGAGSLRAGAVLDAFGGAQEAWEARDTDAFAAAVGPAAAQRACLPDNTPVHYSAFARRCAARRIRILTYDDPDYPLAFSRIPDMPLVLYCTGDPRWLNEPAAVGMVGTRRPTEYGLRAAADIGKGLARAGAIIVSGLADGLDSAGHRAAVGENCPTIAVMGVPIDRTYPAANRELRRAIEQKGCVISEYPPENDAVGTVGFLQRNRLIAALSGALVVLEAKEKSGTMSTVAHAERYGKPVFALPGSIFSPSSAGTNALLRDGRAKAVCTAEDLFGTLGLSAARPAPPPKAAPQPLSENERLVLSCMSGRTQGIEELGVRSGLPTAALLGVLMRLELSGRVTCLPGKRYILR, via the coding sequence GTGAACCGGGCCGGGGAGGGGCAGCTGAGCCTTTTCCCGCCCGAGCCTGTCCCCGACCCGCTCCTGTGCTGGCTCTGGCTGGCGGGGACGCTGGGGGCGGGCAGCCTGCGGGCCGGAGCCGTGCTGGATGCTTTCGGTGGAGCGCAGGAGGCATGGGAGGCCCGGGACACCGATGCCTTCGCCGCCGCTGTCGGCCCTGCCGCCGCCCAGCGGGCTTGTCTGCCCGACAACACGCCGGTGCACTACAGCGCTTTTGCGCGGCGGTGTGCGGCCCGCCGCATCCGCATCCTGACCTATGACGACCCCGACTACCCGCTGGCCTTCTCCCGCATCCCGGATATGCCGCTGGTGCTCTACTGCACCGGCGACCCCCGCTGGCTCAACGAGCCTGCCGCCGTGGGGATGGTGGGGACGAGAAGACCCACCGAATACGGCCTGCGGGCCGCTGCTGACATCGGGAAGGGCCTCGCCCGGGCGGGGGCCATCATCGTGAGCGGTCTGGCCGACGGGCTGGACAGTGCCGGACACCGGGCGGCGGTGGGGGAGAACTGCCCCACCATCGCGGTGATGGGCGTCCCCATCGACCGCACCTATCCCGCCGCCAACCGGGAGCTGCGCCGGGCCATCGAGCAGAAGGGCTGCGTCATCAGCGAGTACCCGCCCGAGAACGACGCTGTGGGGACGGTGGGCTTTTTGCAGCGCAACCGCCTCATCGCGGCCCTCTCGGGGGCGCTGGTGGTGCTGGAAGCCAAGGAAAAGAGCGGCACCATGTCCACCGTGGCCCACGCGGAGCGGTACGGCAAGCCGGTGTTCGCGCTGCCGGGAAGCATCTTTTCGCCTTCCTCGGCGGGGACGAACGCTCTTCTGCGGGATGGCCGCGCAAAAGCGGTCTGTACAGCAGAGGATTTATTTGGTACACTGGGGCTGAGCGCTGCAAGGCCGGCCCCGCCGCCCAAGGCTGCGCCCCAGCCTCTGAGCGAGAACGAGCGGCTCGTGCTCTCCTGCATGAGCGGCAGAACGCAGGGCATCGAGGAGCTGGGCGTCAGGAGCGGCCTGCCCACGGCGGCACTGCTGGGCGTCCTGATGCGGCTCGAGCTTTCCGGCAGGGTGACCTGCCTGCCGGGCAAACGGTATATTCTGCGCTGA
- the plsX gene encoding phosphate acyltransferase PlsX — translation MKIIVDMMGGDNAPLAVLEGAAAAVKEYGVQLIGVGDEALVRKTAADNNIPLDGIELVNCTEVIEMCDEPARAIRTKKDSSIVVGLNLLKEGRGDAFVSAGSTGALHVGASLIVRTLRGIKRPALATMVPAKNKAYLLLDCGANVECRPEMLAAFAVMGSCYVNKVEGRTSPSVALANNGAEESKGTPMLKEAHQLLKTTPGIRFVGNIEPRDVPNGDVDVVVCDGFTGNVILKLTEGVAKMLLGMLKEMFLKNLGGKLAFLLLKNSVSGLKHQMDSEEYGGAPFLGAKQPVIKAHGSSKAKGIKNAIRQAKICVENDLCGTMQTALDELNTAKE, via the coding sequence ATGAAGATCATCGTGGATATGATGGGCGGCGACAACGCCCCGCTGGCTGTGCTGGAGGGCGCAGCCGCAGCTGTCAAGGAGTATGGCGTCCAGCTCATCGGCGTGGGCGATGAGGCCCTTGTCCGCAAGACTGCTGCGGACAACAACATCCCGCTGGACGGCATCGAGCTGGTCAACTGCACCGAGGTCATCGAGATGTGCGACGAGCCGGCCAGGGCCATCCGCACCAAGAAGGACTCCTCCATCGTCGTGGGCCTGAACCTGCTGAAGGAGGGCAGGGGCGACGCATTCGTCTCGGCCGGCAGCACCGGCGCGCTCCATGTGGGCGCGAGCCTTATCGTCCGCACCCTGCGGGGCATCAAGCGCCCGGCGCTGGCCACCATGGTGCCTGCCAAGAATAAGGCCTACCTGCTGCTGGACTGCGGCGCGAATGTGGAGTGCCGCCCCGAGATGCTGGCTGCCTTCGCCGTCATGGGCAGCTGCTATGTGAACAAGGTAGAGGGCCGCACCTCCCCCAGCGTGGCGCTGGCCAACAACGGCGCGGAGGAGAGCAAGGGCACGCCCATGCTTAAGGAGGCCCACCAGCTCCTCAAGACCACCCCGGGCATCCGCTTTGTGGGCAACATCGAGCCGCGGGACGTGCCGAACGGCGACGTGGACGTCGTCGTCTGCGACGGTTTTACCGGCAACGTCATCCTCAAGCTTACCGAGGGCGTGGCCAAGATGCTGCTGGGGATGCTGAAGGAGATGTTCCTGAAAAATCTGGGCGGAAAGCTGGCTTTCCTGCTGCTGAAGAACAGCGTGTCCGGCCTCAAGCATCAGATGGACAGCGAGGAGTACGGCGGCGCACCCTTCCTCGGCGCAAAGCAGCCGGTCATCAAGGCCCACGGCTCCTCCAAGGCCAAGGGCATCAAGAACGCCATCCGGCAGGCAAAGATCTGCGTGGAAAACGACCTGTGCGGCACCATGCAGACTGCGCTGGATGAGCTGAATACTGCGAAGGAATAA